The genome window GAGAGGAGTTGGTAGAGCATGACCGACGCAGAGGCGCCCAGGAACGACGCGGGTGGGAATGACGCGGGCCAGGCGTTGCCCACCGTCTGAGCCAAGATCGGCGACAGCCCGAAGAGCACCCCGACGCCCCAGGCGACGAGCCCAGAGGTCGACCAGCCCGGACGTATTGAGGTGGGCTGTCGGCGGGACTCGGCCACAAGCAGACCCGCCAGCGGAGCGAAGAAAGCCCCGGAGACCTCGGCGATCGTCTCAATGCGGTGCGCCAGGCCTAACGCTCCGGGGATGAAGAGGATGAGGAACCCGAGTAATGCGCTGTCTGGATTGCCGAGCGCCGGCCAGTGACGGCGGAACCGGCTTCGTAAGAGATCCGCCGCGTAAACCGCCGGGGCCAGTGAGGCCAGGCCGAACAACAGCAACAGCCCACCGCCGGCCCATGGTCCGAAGGTCTGGCTCGTCAGAGCCGCTCGGATCGAACCGCCCGCGCCGATCGCCGCCAGAATCGAGGCCGCCAGAAACGCAACCGCCCCCGATCCCAGGAAGCCGACGAGCCCGCCCATCCGCACGTCGCGACGATCCCTGACCGCCCCTCCCCATTCGACGGCCATCAGGAGTGGAAAAGCTAGCGCGGAGAAGACGTACTGGAACAGATGCAGGTCCAGGAGCGTTCCCCCAGCGGTTCGCCCTCCCCACGGGACTCCTCTCCAGACGGCCCAGCCGGCCGCACCGGCGAGCAGAAGCCCCGCGAACGGCCAGTAGATCTTCATCATCGCCACGATCGCGCCCGTCAGGTTGACCCCGACGGCCGAGACGATGATGAACGTCCAGAACGCCAGCGCGGTCAGGACGAGCGGTCCTTCCGGCCTCGCCGCCACTGGTTCCAGCAATCCCCAGGCGACGAGGCCGTCGAGGGTCATCCGCACCGAGTACCCGATCGCGACCGATCCCCAGACGGCCGCGAACAGGCCGTAAAGCACTCCGGCGAGCCATTCGGCGCCGTCGGCTCCCAAAGCTCCGGCCGCGACGACCGGGAGCCGCTTCCGCTCGCGAAGGCCGAGGCCGGCGAGGGGGCGGTAAATCAGCGCGTAGCCGATCAGAAGAGTGATGCAGGCCGTTGTCCAGCGAACCAGGATCGTACTCGACGCTCCGGCCTGGCCGAAGCCGTCCAGCAGGGGGAACCAGACGACGACGCCCAGGAAGGCCGGGGCGAGGGTGGTCGCCCAGCCGTGGGGCTTCGGCGTCGGCGCGTCGAGCAGCTCGCGGACGACGGGGGGGAGTTCGCGCGGGGAGGCTTCGGTTGATGTTGGAGAGGTCACGGTCGTCGTCGGTCCGGGGCCTTGAGTCGTCGCGGCGGAAAGGACATAGTCTACCATGACCGCCGTCCCGGTCGGAGGAGCCCGATGAGAAGGGAGCGCAGCCTGGCGTCGCGAATCCTCGTTTACGCCTGGGCCGCGCCGACGACGCTGGTCGGCCTCCTCGCCGGCGCCCTGACCCTGGCGACGGGCGGCCGAGGGCGCGTCCGCCAGGGAGTGCTCGAATTCCACGGCGGATTTTCCACCTGGCTCGCGACGAAGCTCGGCTTCGGCGCCATGACGCTGGGCCACGTCATCATCGGCTACGACGCCTGGTGGCTCGACGAGTTGCGCCCCCACGAACAGGTCCACGTCCGGCAGGTCGAGCGCTGGGGGGGAGCGTTCATCCCGGCTTATTTCGCCGCCAGCCTGATCGCCTGGTCGAAGGGTGGGCATTACTACTACGACAACTGGTTCGAGGTCGACGCTCGAACCCGGAGCGCCCCGCAGATGGACGGCTTTGACCCCGAGCGTGCGGACGACGATCGGTCTTCCGGCAACGACCGGACCCACGCCGAGGAGCACTTCCTCGCCGGGGACGCCGTGCGCGACGTGGTCATCGGCATGGCCGACGGCCTGACGGTCCCCTTCGCACTGGCGGCCGGCTTGACGGGGGCCGTGCAGGGGAACGGCCTGATCGTGACGGCGGGGCTCGCCGAGGTCGCCGCCGGCTCGATCGCGATGGGCCTGGGAGGATACCTGGCCGCCCGGGGAGAGGCCGACTACTACGACCGCGAACGTCGCCGCGAGGTGAGCGAGGTGGTCAACTTCCCCCAGCTGGAGGAGGCGGAGACGATCGCGATCTTTGAGGAATACGGCCTGAACCCCTATCAGATCGAGCCGATCCTCGACGCGTTTCGCGACCGTCCCGAAGCCTGGGTCGACTTCATGATGCGGTTCGAACTGGGGTTGGAGCGGCCGGCCTCCAACCGGGCGC of Paludisphaera rhizosphaerae contains these proteins:
- a CDS encoding VIT1/CCC1 transporter family protein, with product MRRERSLASRILVYAWAAPTTLVGLLAGALTLATGGRGRVRQGVLEFHGGFSTWLATKLGFGAMTLGHVIIGYDAWWLDELRPHEQVHVRQVERWGGAFIPAYFAASLIAWSKGGHYYYDNWFEVDARTRSAPQMDGFDPERADDDRSSGNDRTHAEEHFLAGDAVRDVVIGMADGLTVPFALAAGLTGAVQGNGLIVTAGLAEVAAGSIAMGLGGYLAARGEADYYDRERRREVSEVVNFPQLEEAETIAIFEEYGLNPYQIEPILDAFRDRPEAWVDFMMRFELGLERPASNRALVSAATIGGSYIVGGLIPLGPYMLMQSTYGALAVSVVVTLLALLIFGYVKGRITGLRPFRGALETATIGGLAALAAFLIARSFS